From one Branchiostoma floridae strain S238N-H82 chromosome 3, Bfl_VNyyK, whole genome shotgun sequence genomic stretch:
- the LOC118412291 gene encoding uncharacterized protein LOC118412291, with protein MCALLLGMEHRHSHTNHHHTVKKKHDEKHLAHLADSVQRPGSHANHMRRSVNKSTAQNSSSIPRTAARNQRTVVTAQEKQNSRWREAMKNGNFEALKGLVEEDSFNVDLPDEHHHGQTPIMRLCHCDITGKQRRELCHSLLSRGVDLNTQDSLGRTALAHACIKEREEVVWLLADEPDLNPGIPDNEENTVLIQAARTGNVALISKLIALFKRFRLDVDRANLQGMTPLIQAAKLGYMDCCRVLVCEGKANVSLRDHIEYQTAQQYASESTRARTPDLLFLSPVVRRKADAKRNRVARGRKILSELALHDHSHEQVKVTKSAEADVGGLSGSFEICHRDVPLRKRPELVDLQSSVVWQMSRKILPRLKEIEEGTTVSDDEDDEEFTGDLSVRRRSLSMSSFYEFKKVQGKFATPGSPSSSGGTSPSNSPPQSNTPELKRAALKASANARGVRFPPVNAHRTNTSSPKPSPTPGRSGRTLGARAQAEDIPARSPKPSPKKLSPGSRQSDKRLSAIPPYLFN; from the exons ATGTGCGCGCTTCTATTGGGTATGGAACACAGACACTCTCATACCAACCACCACCATACAGTCAAGAAGAAGCATGACGAGAAACACTTAGCGCACCTGGCGGACTCCGTACAGAGACCGGGGTCTCACGCCAACCACATGCGGCGTTCGGTGAACAAGTCCACCGCCCAGAACTCGAGTTCCATCCCTAGGACTGCCGCAAGGAATCAGCGGACTGTGGTGACCGCGCAGGAGAAACAAAACAGTAGATGGAGAGAGGCGATGAAGAACGGGAACTTTGAGGCTCTGAAAGGACTGGTGGAGGAGGACAGTTTCAATGTGGACTTACCGGACGAACATCATCATGGACAGACGCCGATCATGCGG TTATGCCATTGTGACATCACCGGCAAACAGCGGAGAGAGCTGTGCCACAGCCTCCTCAGCCGGGGCGTGGACCTCAATACCCAGGATTCCTTGGGAAGGACAGCCCTGGCGCATGCGTGCATCAAAGAGCGCGAGGAGGTGGTGTGGCTACTGGCCGATGAACCTGACCTTAACCCAG GAATCCCGGACAATGAAGAGAACACAGTACTGATCCAAGCCGCTAGGACGGGGAACGTGGCTCTCATCTCCAAGCTCATAGCACTCTTCAAACGGTTCCGCTTGGACGTGGATCGCGCTAACCTTCAAG GTATGACGCCGTTGATCCAAGCGGCAAAACTGGGCTACATGGACTGCTGTCGGGTACTTGTGTGTGAGGGGAAAGCAAACGTCAGCCTGCGGGACCATATCGAGTACCAGACCGCCCAGCAGTACGCCAGTGAAAGCACGAGAGCACGGACACCAGATCTCCTCTTTCTCTCACCTGTTGTCAGACGAAAGGCAGATGCAAAGAGAAATCGTGTTGCTAGGGGGCGCAAGATCCTCTCCGAACTCGCGCTGCACGATCATAGTCACGAGCAGGTGAAGGTCACGAAGTCTGCCGAAGCTGACGTCGGCGGTCTGTCGGGAAGTTTCGAGATCTGCCATCGGGACGTTCCGTTGCGGAAACGCCCGGAGTTGGTGGATTTACAGAGCAGCGTGGTGTGGCAGATGAGTAGAAAGATCCTGCCGAGACTAAAGGAGATAGAAGAAGGGACGACCGTATCAGACGACGAGGACGATGAAGAGTTCACGGGCGACTTGAGCGTGCGGAGACGATCGCTATCTATGTCGTCCTTCTACGAATTCAAGAAGGTCCAAGGAAAGTTTGCCACCCCGGGTTCCCCTTCGAGTAGCGGAGGGACGTCACCATCGAACAGTCCGCCTCAAAGCAATACACCTGAGCTCAAACGTGCCGCGCTAAAAGCAAGTGCCAATGCAAGGGGGGTTCGATTCCCACCAGTTAACGCACACAGGACAAACACATCGTCTCCCAAACCTAGTCCAACACCGGGTCGATCGGGACGTACCCTGGGTGCCAGGGCGCAAGCGGAGGACATCCCGGCAAGATCACCGAAACCTTCGCCTAAAAAACTATCTCCAGGCTCAAGACAGTCAGACAAAAGATTGAGTGCCATTCCACCCTACCTTTTCAACTAG
- the LOC118412276 gene encoding uncharacterized protein LOC118412276, translating to MEGSVAGTVRGLFHQLSLEGSPFVIPIPFLKKSEKEASEDKPSDMELDPSPEDVCEQGDTRRLSTGSVDSVKSATSIASSMTSSECSEDDNSEIDSDTETEETPSGCSVLVSRRRRSSLSIDSSEDDGMSDYEEDNILSVYSVPSTTQTSVPGTPLSETDEPFVKRGATEVVKEYHSGGEKNGLSMHLTGTHTGSSATSRNSSFVSMRTLYSMEDIGEPKDKKRGGNKVMQFNRLSSDGAACKIAPCGEELPLKGASKQVEHSEPEEDINGNRPYPPALSDQSSSNRTKPNLKLNLKGLCGNAPFGKKDLMDGKLLKSPPACLDVSSEDHVPGSASVDLQGRIPRWPTSSTVTSGFSELLLTPSDLTEMDSDESDASDCEDFFDMSHVGVFHNIVPCNGLEEFARKYFNEDSLSYKLFVDMARQSPVVQSIVEDEFLWYYICLYWRKHGRQLPAKFIQFIEFSIAEYMFSYAQTKDMSDKETYGKALERLAFVGGVGFYNLIGMEIMSIESHQLKGVTDNIEEYSFGIFKGNERSSECTGASLHVYDYCISLWISGELNILMGKLTKEEMAGYHVIHHCVGTLEYTPNICSFSCGILGESAEPLLEAMAQRAAKTGSFSDAEACLIAMSESNQMETMIHLADVMFPNKVIDLTSLPTLSPMGMAAIIHLINVSTFLWRLEILPSDLTISDGVYGLMRRLEADPFLEKVNLRSSVDGDIDTLCQLLHLIPILAAMRFKEDFGQCSLDECEIKVRKVDLSCNYLDNDDILRLAKVLPFLSKLEHLNLSRNCVTADGVSALTRSLAYLRNVSKIDLSSNRLGPDGGKELGVILKVCPVVRHLDVSDNQLGDEGMSAMAENMPHVKSLRRFLVANNGMTFSGISYLSQGLLKATARLELLDVSGNDVTYEGALALAATLPHMNHIHDVNVSDCNLGADGASALAKTFPELKSLKKVNMSRNALRDRGVVAVLQHVSELSPPIQVNLEANDIKSDMIDQIVNEISNLPLLGSLDLSHLTLRRYEAFALAYTLQRMSSLETLDLNDSFIEEANFAPIGANLKHLSLLRSLQVYNNRIGCAGAMGLASSLPFLTHLMHLNIQFNSIPESAMLAVTENVKYLPSLVFLDLGWNAVGNNGAKALAASFSSLPHLRTLLLHSAQIGDDGAAEVIQALPMLTKLEVLDLAVNKISDSSIAPLVQSLNGLLQLQSVDLSFNEFSNAGIWEMSGAVREDVCLTVLLKTPGQ from the exons ATGGAGGGTTCAGTCGCGGGCACAGTCCGGGGTCTCTTCCACCAACTCAGTCTGGAGGGCTCACCCTTCGTTATCCCGATCCCGTTCCTCAAGAAGTCCGAGAAGGAGGCGTCAGAAGATAAACCCTCCGACATGGAGCTAGATCCTTCTCCAGAAGACGTCTGCGAACAAGGTGACACTCGTAGACTGTCTACAGGCAGTGTTGACTCTGTCAAATCAGCGACCTCCATAGCGTCCAGTATGACCAGCAGCGAGTGTTCGGAAGACGACAATTCGGAAATAGACAGTGACACAGAGACAGAAGAGACGCCCAGCGGTTGCTCGGTCTTGGTCAGTCGACGCAGACGGTCCTCTCTCAGCATAGACTCTAGTGAAGATGACGGGATGTCCGACTATGAGGAGGATAACATCCTCTCTGTGTACTCCGTCCCGAGTACGACCCAAACTTCTGTCCCTGGCACGCCTCTCTCAGAAACAGACGAACCGTTTGTGAAAAGAGGCGCTACCGAAGTCGTGAAAGAGTACCATTCAGGGGGAGAGAAGAACGGACTGAGCATGCACTTAACAGGTACTCACACAGGAAGTAGTGCCACATCCAGAAACAGCTCCTTTGTTTCCATGCGGACTTTATATTCCATGGAGGACATTGGGGAGCCCAAAGACAAGAAGCGAGGCGGTAACAAAGTCATGCAGTTCAACAGACTTTCGTCAGACGGCGCTGCATGTAAAATAGCTCCGTGTGGTGAAGAGCTTCCACTGAAGGGCGCCAGTAAACAAGTGGAACATTCAGAACCAGAGGAGGACATCAACGGTAACCGGCCGTATCCGCCCGCCCTGTCGGACCAGAGTTCGTCAAACAGGACAAAGCCGAACCtgaagttgaacttgaaagGACTTTGCGGGAACGCACCGTTCGGAAAGAAAGACTTGATGGACGGGAAacttctgaagtcaccccctgCCTGTCTAG ATGTATCAAGCGAAGATCATGTACCAGGGTCTGCCTCAGTTGACCTTCAGGGTAGaattccaagatggccgaccaGCTCCACCGTCACATCCGGGTTCTCCGAGCTCCTCCTGACCCCATCTGACTTGACTGAGATGGACTCTGACGAATCAGATGCCAGCGATTGTGAGGACTTCTTCGATATGTCGCACGTCGGCGTGTTTCACAACATTGTGCCGTGTAACGGTCTGGAAGAGTTCGCTCGCAAGTACTTCAACGAAGACTCTCTCTCGTACAAACTATTCGTAGACATGGCACGACAAAGCCCGGTCGTTCAATCCATCGTAGAGGACGAATTTTTGTGGTACTACATCTGCTTATACTGGAGAAAGCACGGCCGCCAGCTTCCCGCAAAGTTCATTCAGTTCATAGAATTCTCGATAGCCGAGTACATGTTTTCCTACGCGCAGACGAAAGACATGAGTGATAAAGAAACGTACGGAAAGGCCCTGGAGAGGCTGGCGTTCGTCGGAGGCGTGGGTTTCTACAACTTGATCGGGATGGAGATCATGTCGATCGAGTCGCATCAGCTGAAGGGAGTCACAGACAACATTGAAGAATACTCCTTCGGCATCTTCAAAGGAAACGAGCGAAGCTCAGAATGCACAGGAGCAAGCCTACACGTCTACGACTACTGTATCTCATTGTGGATAAGTGGCGAACTGAATATACTGATGGGAAAACTGACAAAGGAAGAGATGGCAGGTTATCACGTCATCCACCACTGCGTGGGTACTCTGGAGTACACCCCGAACATCTGCTCCTTCTCGTGTGGGATTCTCGGTGAGAGTGCCGAGCCTCTGTTAGAAGCCATGGCCCAGCGCGCGGCGAAGACGGGTTCGTTCTCCGACGCCGAAGCCTGCCTCATCGCCATGAGCGAGAGCAACCAGATGGAGACCATGATACATCTCGCTGACGTCATGTTCCCCAACAAAGTCATTGACCTCACGTCCCTCCCCACCCTATCCCCCATGGGCATGGCAGCGATCATACACCTAATTAACGTCTCTACGTTCCTTTGGCGACTTGAGATCCTTCCTTCTGATCTGACGATCTCGGACGGAGTCTACGGACTGATGCGAAGACTTGAAGCAGATCCTTTCCTAGAGAAAGTGAATCTGCGGAGCTCCGTTGATGGCGACATAGATACGCTCTGTCAGCTGTTACATCTGATCCCCATCCTGGCCGCCATGAGATTCAAGGAAGACTTTGGACAGTGTAGTCTTGATGAATGTGAGATAAAAGTCCGCAAAGTTGACCTGTCCTGTAACTACCTAGACAATGATGACATCTTGCGGCTCGCCAAGGTACTGCCGTTCCTGTCGAAGCTGGAGCATCTAAATCTATCCCGTAACTGTGTGACGGCAGACGGCGTGTCGGCCCTGACGCGTTCTCTTGCGTATCTGCGCAACGTCTCAAAGATTGACCTTAGCAGTAACCGTCTCGGCCCGGACGGAGGGAAGGAGCTGGGTGTTATACTCAAGGTCTGCCCtgtcgtccgccatcttgatgtCTCAGACAACCAGCTCGGCGATGAAGGGATGTCCGCCATGGCAGAGAACATGCCGCACGTCAAGTCTCTGAGAAGATTCCTGGTCGCCAACAACGGCATGACGTTCTCCGGGATATCGTATTTATCCCAGGGGCTTCTTAAGGCAACGGCAAGGCTGGAGCTCTTGGACGTCAGCGGAAATGACGTCACGTACGAAGGTGCGCTAGCTCTGGCCGCCACCCTTCCCCACATGAACCACATCCATGACGTGAACGTGTCTGACTGTAATCTCGGGGCAGACGGAGCAAGCGCATTGGCCAAAACCTTCCCGGAACTGAAGAGTCTGAAGAAAGTGAACATGAGTCGGAACGCGCTCCGTGACCGCGGTGTTGTGGCGGTCCTTCAGCACGTCAGCGAGCTCTCTCCGCCAATCCAAGTCAACCTGGAGGCTAATGACATTAAGAGCGACATGATTGACCAGATTGTGAATGAAATCAGCAACCTACCCCTCCTGGGGTCCCTTGATCTGAGCCACCTAACCCTCCGACGGTACGAGGCCTTCGCTCTTGCCTACACGCTGCAGCGGATGTCTTCCCTAGAGACCCTGGACCTCAATGACAGCTTCATCGAGGAAGCAAACTTCGCGCCCATCGGGGCTAATCTCAAGCACCTCTCGCTGCTCCGAAGCCTGCAGGTCTATAACAACAGGATAGGGTGCGCAGGCGCCATGGGTCTGGCCAGCTCGTTACCGTTCCTGACACACCTCATGCACCTCAACATCCAGTTCAACTCCATCCCGGAATCTGCCATGCTTGCCGTGACCGAGAACGTCAAGTACCTACCTTCTCTCGTGTTCCTCGATCTGGGGTGGAACGCGGTCGGCAACAACGGAGCCAAAGCCCTCGCGGCGTCCTTCTCAAGTCTCCCTCACCTGCGCACTCTCCTCCTCCACTCAGCTCAGATCGGAGACGACGGTGCAGCGGAAGTCATCCAGGCATTGCCAATGCTCACGAAGCTGGAGGTCCTGGACCTTGCCGTtaacaagatcagtgacagctCCATCGCGCCCCTGGTGCAGAGCCTGAACGGTCTCCTGCAGCTGCAGAGCGTGGATCTATCCTTTAACGAGTTCAGTAACGCCGGGATCTGGGAGATGAGCGGGGCGGTACGGGAGGACGTCTGTCTGACGGTCCTGCTGAAGACACCCGGGCAGTAG